TATCAGCTATTGGAGGCAACACTACTGTAGCTATTTCCATGGCCGTTATTAAAGCAGCCGCATCATCTTATAACATGCCTCTTTATCAATATATTGGAGGTAATTTTGCAAACGAATTGCCATATCCTTTAGGTAATATGATGAACGGTGGTGCTCATGCTGGTGTTAATGCTCCAGATATTCAGGAATTCCTTGTTGTTCCTATTGGAGCCACTAATATTGTTGATGGAATTTTTGCAAATGCTTCTATTCACAAAAAATTAAAAGAATTAATTCAATCTAAAGATTCTGCTTTTACCGGAGGTAAAGGAGATGAAGGCGGATGGGTACCAAACATTACTAATGCTGATGCATTAGAAATCCAAGCACAAGCTTGTGAGGAAGTTGGTGATGAGATTGGTATTGAAATCAGGCCTGCTTTAGATATGGCCGCATCTGAATTATGGGATGTAAATGAGCAAAAATATATTTATGCTCAAGATAATATCAAACGAGATACCGGAGATCAAATTGATTTCGTAAAAGATATTATTGATACATATAAAATGTTTTATGTAGAAGACCCATTTGACGAGTCTGACTTCGAAGGATTTGCTCAATTAACTTCTAAAGTAGGAGATAAATGTCTCATTTGTGGTGATGATTTATTCACCACCAATAGGAAGCTTTTAGCTAAGGGTATTGAAATGAAAGCTGCAAATGCTATTATTATCAAACCTAACCAAATTGGATGTTTATCTGAAACATTTGCTACTGTTAAATTAGCAAAAGAAAATGGTATTGTACCTGTTGTTTCTCACCGTTCTGGTGAAACTACTGATGAAACAATAGCTCACTTGGCTGTTGGTTTTTCATCTCCGATGATAAAAACTGGAGCTATTGGCGGAGAAAGAATAGCTAAATTAAATGAGCTTATCCGTATAGAAGAAAAACTTCCAAATTCAATAATGGGTGAATTTTAAATAAGGTTTGGGGAGAAAGATTATGGCAAAAGTAATTCTCGACTACGATAAATGTGATGGTGCTGACTGTGCAGAATGTGCTGATGTCTGCCCAATGGAAGTATTAGTTCTTAGTGGGGACAAAATCGAAATTGTTGACCCAGATGAATGTAGTTATTGTGAAGTATGTATGGACGTTTGTCCAAATGAATGTATTATAATTGAAGATGATTTTTAAATTGTAGGTGAAAAAATGGTAAATGAAGAACTTTTAATAGACTTAGATAATTATTTAGCGGCTGGTTTACACATCGGAACCCAGCAAAAAACTAGTGATATGGAAAAATACATATTCAGAGTAAGATCTGATGGGTTATATGTATTGGATATTCAAAAAACCGATGAAAGAATCAGACAAATCGCAAAACTTTTAGCAAAATATGACCCGGAAGATATTTTAGTAGTAGCTACACGTCAGTATGGTCAAGCTCCTGTTAAAAAATTCGGGGAGTTGACTGGTGCTAAAACTATTCCTGGAAGATTCATTCCAGGTACTTTAACTAATCCGAATTATGCTAAATTCATTGAACCAAAAATTATTGTTGTAACTGACCCAAGATCAGACGCACAAGCAATTTTAGAATCCAAACAAAATGGTATTCCTGTAATTGCATTATGTGATACTGAAAACTTACTTAGTTTTGTTGATATTGTAGTGCCTGTAAACAACAAAGGTAGAAAAGCTATTGCTTTAGTTTACTGGTTACTTGCAAGGCAAATTTTAAGAGAAAGAGGGGACATCCCAGAAGACGGTGACTTAGATATTGATTCTACTGAATTCGAACTTAAATTTTAAGTGAGTTAGATGTTAAGACAACCTGCTGTTGCTGGTGCATTTTATCCAGCAGATCCAGAAACACTAAAAAAACTTATTGAAAGTTGTTTTTTAGATGATGTTGGCCCAGGTTACATTCCTGAGCTTAATTCATTTGATGGAAATGATTATCCTATCAATGTTATGGTTCCTCATGCAGGTTATCAATATTCTGGTGCAATAGCCTCAAAAGGTTATTGTGAAATCGTTAAAAAAGGTTTTCCTGGAGTTTTTATTATAATTAGTCCTAATCATACTGGATTTGGTAGTGAAATTTCTGTGTTTAATGAAGGGGAGTGGATTACTCCACTGGGCAATGTAAAAATTGACAAAGAGTTAGCAGAAGCTATTGTTGATGTTTCAGAATATGCTTCTTGTGATTTTACAGCTCATATTCATGAACACAGTATTGAAGTTCAGCTGCCATTCCTACAATATTTTTCAGCTGACTTTAAAATAGTTCCAATCACAATGGGAACACAGAATTTTGTAACTTCAACTGATTTGTCAAATGCGATTTTTGAAGCTACAAACAAATTAAACAGATCTTATTGTGTTATTGCAAGTACTGATTTATCCCATTTCAATACTCAAGAAAGAGCAAATACAGTTGACGGTTTTGTTTTGGAAGATATTTATGAGATGAATGAATTTAAACTTTTTGAGGAAGTTGTTCAGTATAATATCACAATGTGTGGTTATGGTCCGGTAATGACTGTGATGTCTTTATCTAAAAGATGTGGCAAGCACACAAGTGAAATATTGGCTTATGGAACTAGTGGTGATGTTACTGATGATTTAACATCAGTTGTTGGTTATGCTTCAGGTATTTTTAGATAAGGTGTTTTTATGATAGCTAAAGCTTCTGCTCCTGCAAAAACAATATTATTCGGAGAACACTCTGTTGTTTATGATGAACCTGCCATAGCTGGTGCGGTCAATAAGAGGGCTTATGTAACAATTAAGCCATCAGAGGATGATATTACTATTTTTAGAGCTCCGGATATAGGATTTGAAGCTGAATTGCTTACTAACTATAAGAAATATGTTTTGCTTAAAGGAAAACCGGGTATTATTAGATATATTTTAGAAGCTCTTTATCGAGTTCACGACCATACTCCAATTGACATTACTTTAAATTCAAATGTGCCAATTGGTTCAGGACTTGGTTCCTCGGCAGCTGTTACAGTTGCCACATTGGCGGCATTATACAGATACCATAACATTCGTTTTAATAAACACTCTCTTGCACATGATGCTCATATGGTTGAGCAGGCGGTTCAGGGAGTTGCAAGTCCACTTGATACTTTAGTTTCAACTTACGGAGGGCTTGTCTATTTGTCAAGAAATAAGCAGGTTGAACATTTCAAAGTTAATTTTAATGTCCCATTTGTTGTAGGTTACACTACTAAACATGGAAATACAGGTAAAATGGTTAAAGAGGTTAAAAATCTCAAAACAAGAAATCCTAAACTTATTAATCCAGTAATTACTTCAATGGGTAATTTAACCAATTATGCAAAACAAGCTATTTTAAAAAGGGATTTTGCAAAAGTTGGTGAATTGATGAATATTAATCATGGATTTCTAGATGTTTTAGGAGTAAATACATTAGAATTATCTCGTATGGTTTATAATGCAAGAAATGCTGGGGCTATTGGTGCTAAAACTACTGGTGCAGGTGGAGGAGGCAGTATTATTGCTCTTTGCCCTGATAAAGTTGATGAAGTTGCAAATGCCATTAGTCGTGAGGATAATATTTTAAAAATCAGATTTACTCGCAAAGGAGTTTCTTCAAGGGTTTACAAGTGATTTAATGATTATTTTAAAGATTGGAGGCAGTATATTAACTAATAAAGATTCAATGGAAAGTGAAGTTGATTATACTAGTCTTGAGAGAATAGCATCTGAAATAAAAGCTTCAATGGATGTTTGTGAAAAACAGTTAATCATTGTTCATGGAGCGGGGTCCTTTGGACATCCTCCAGCAAAAAAACATAAAATTGGTGAGGAATTTGATAAGTCACTATATCCTCAAAAAAGATTGGGTTTTTGCGAAATCCAAAATGAAGTTAAAAAATTAAACATGTTTATTTGCGAGGCTTTCATTGAAAATGACTTGCCCGTTATTGCACTTCCAGCTTCTAGTTTTATTTCTGCAACAGATAAAAGAATAACCAATGGAAATCTTGATTTATTAAAAAATTATCTTGAAAAAGGTTTCATTCCGGTTATCTATGGTGATGTGGTTTTAGATAGCAGTCTTGAATTTTGTGTAATTTCAGGTGATCAATTAATCCAGTTTTTAGCTAAAAATCTTAATCCTAGTCAGGTTATTTTAGGAACCGATGTTGATGGAGTTTATAATAAAAATCCCAAAACACATGATGATGCAATATTTTTTGAGAAATTCGCATCACTTGAGGATCTAGACGCCTTAGAAGGAACTACAAATGTTGATGTAACCGGCGGTATGGTTGGAAAAATTAAAGAACTTTTATATTTAGCAGATTTAGGAATCGAATCTAAAATAATAAATGCTGAAGTTAAAGATAATATTTTCAAAGTACTAGAAAACAGAGAAGTTAAAGGAACTATAATTTCAAGGGGAAATTAGAACATGATTTCAGATAGAAAATTAGAGCATTTATTAATTTGTGAAAATTATGATGTTGAGTTTAAAGACAAAACTACCGGATTTGAAGATATTGAATTAATTCATAATGTTTTGCCTGAAATTGATAAACAGGAAATTGATTTATCAACTAGTGTTTTTGGTAAAAAATTAGACTCACCTTTATTCATTACAGCTATTACAGGAGGCCATCCTGCAGCAAAGGAAGTTAACAAACAATTGGCAATTGCGGCAGAAAACAATGGAATTGCTTTAGGTGTTGGTTCTCAAAGAGCAGCATGTGAACACCCAGAATTGGCAGATACTTATAGTGTTGTTCGCGAAAATGCACCTGATTGCTTGCTTGTTGGAAACATAGGCGCTCCTCAACTTAATTTAGCTCAAAAAGCAGTTGAAATATTGGATGCAGATATATTGGC
This window of the Methanobrevibacter sp. V74 genome carries:
- the eno gene encoding phosphopyruvate hydratase — protein: MDSIIEDVQVRKILDSRGNPTIEVDVITWNGFGRAAAPSGASTGSREVVPFPEGGVDIVVSEMEDLIASELIGMDACDVITIDEVLKEIDGTDNLSAIGGNTTVAISMAVIKAAASSYNMPLYQYIGGNFANELPYPLGNMMNGGAHAGVNAPDIQEFLVVPIGATNIVDGIFANASIHKKLKELIQSKDSAFTGGKGDEGGWVPNITNADALEIQAQACEEVGDEIGIEIRPALDMAASELWDVNEQKYIYAQDNIKRDTGDQIDFVKDIIDTYKMFYVEDPFDESDFEGFAQLTSKVGDKCLICGDDLFTTNRKLLAKGIEMKAANAIIIKPNQIGCLSETFATVKLAKENGIVPVVSHRSGETTDETIAHLAVGFSSPMIKTGAIGGERIAKLNELIRIEEKLPNSIMGEF
- a CDS encoding 4Fe-4S binding protein, whose product is MAKVILDYDKCDGADCAECADVCPMEVLVLSGDKIEIVDPDECSYCEVCMDVCPNECIIIEDDF
- the rpsB gene encoding 30S ribosomal protein S2, translated to MVNEELLIDLDNYLAAGLHIGTQQKTSDMEKYIFRVRSDGLYVLDIQKTDERIRQIAKLLAKYDPEDILVVATRQYGQAPVKKFGELTGAKTIPGRFIPGTLTNPNYAKFIEPKIIVVTDPRSDAQAILESKQNGIPVIALCDTENLLSFVDIVVPVNNKGRKAIALVYWLLARQILRERGDIPEDGDLDIDSTEFELKF
- a CDS encoding MEMO1 family protein, whose translation is MLRQPAVAGAFYPADPETLKKLIESCFLDDVGPGYIPELNSFDGNDYPINVMVPHAGYQYSGAIASKGYCEIVKKGFPGVFIIISPNHTGFGSEISVFNEGEWITPLGNVKIDKELAEAIVDVSEYASCDFTAHIHEHSIEVQLPFLQYFSADFKIVPITMGTQNFVTSTDLSNAIFEATNKLNRSYCVIASTDLSHFNTQERANTVDGFVLEDIYEMNEFKLFEEVVQYNITMCGYGPVMTVMSLSKRCGKHTSEILAYGTSGDVTDDLTSVVGYASGIFR
- the mvk gene encoding mevalonate kinase, with protein sequence MIAKASAPAKTILFGEHSVVYDEPAIAGAVNKRAYVTIKPSEDDITIFRAPDIGFEAELLTNYKKYVLLKGKPGIIRYILEALYRVHDHTPIDITLNSNVPIGSGLGSSAAVTVATLAALYRYHNIRFNKHSLAHDAHMVEQAVQGVASPLDTLVSTYGGLVYLSRNKQVEHFKVNFNVPFVVGYTTKHGNTGKMVKEVKNLKTRNPKLINPVITSMGNLTNYAKQAILKRDFAKVGELMNINHGFLDVLGVNTLELSRMVYNARNAGAIGAKTTGAGGGGSIIALCPDKVDEVANAISREDNILKIRFTRKGVSSRVYK
- a CDS encoding isopentenyl phosphate kinase, with the translated sequence MIILKIGGSILTNKDSMESEVDYTSLERIASEIKASMDVCEKQLIIVHGAGSFGHPPAKKHKIGEEFDKSLYPQKRLGFCEIQNEVKKLNMFICEAFIENDLPVIALPASSFISATDKRITNGNLDLLKNYLEKGFIPVIYGDVVLDSSLEFCVISGDQLIQFLAKNLNPSQVILGTDVDGVYNKNPKTHDDAIFFEKFASLEDLDALEGTTNVDVTGGMVGKIKELLYLADLGIESKIINAEVKDNIFKVLENREVKGTIISRGN